TCACACTGGGAAGAAATAGTAAAAGATGAATACGGAGCGGAGATAGAGATTCAGTTCACAGAAGGTGCAGATAACACCTAACAGAGGAACAACAAATGGTACATGATTTCTTACAAGTGTGGTATCTATTCGAGGATGCATTTAACGAGAAGTTCGTAAAAGAGATACTCAAGAACTGCTTCGAAATTGGGTGTACGACGAAACAGAATGGCCGAACTGATATCGTTAAATATCATTCCGGTGACCTAGAAAGAGCTCCGAAGAATATCGAGACAGACTCGGCTATTAATAGACTAGCTTCAGATCAAGAGGGTGGCATCGAATTTTGGTATAAAGACATCCGATTTGACCTCAAATTGAATTGGGACGTACACCGGATACCGTCTACACCCCATTTTGGTCTCAAAATATCGTCCTCGCAATTCCGATCTCATACGGAAGGAGATAATTCGGATATAACGAAGCGAGTAATTCAATTTCTGGAAGTAGCGCGATCACTCGCTGAGATTTCGGATCCTGTCTACGCCTATGGTGCGGTCGAGGATTTCGATTCAGTCGACGTGGAACTCCCGGAAAAGACAATCGAATCGAGTTATCCGCGACGGCTATTCTGGTTCAATATCTTCTCAAAGCCAATGATCGATAAAATCGGCAAAGATCGACTGTTCTCTGCTCCAGCGTGGAAAATTGAAACGTTATCGACTGGTTCTGTGTTACTCGTCGTGAACGACAGACCACGGGGGTATAAAGACGAAGCGAATGAAATCGGACAACACCTTGATATTTTGGAGGACAAGTGAACGGATGCAAGTCAATATCTATACTCATGACCGATGCGGTCGCTGTGGCGACATCCTCCATGCACTCCAAGACAGGAATATCGAGTACCACGGCCATCAGTTCCCACCTGACGATTCCGATATCGATGCCCTCTCGGGTGACATGCCAGAACCAGTCCTCGTCGACGAGGAGCGAGCGCCTGAGGGCATCGTTGGGCACGACGAAATCCTTGAATGGATTGAGAACGAGTATGCGAATTAGCAGATAAATAGATCCCGAGACCCACTGTGTGCTACCCTTTCTGGAAGTTCCGGAAACGGGGCCTTCGTGTTTAAGTCCCAGCAACCTGATACCGCTACATATGATTACCGATGCTCGTGTCCTGCGCACCGGATTTGTCCCGAGCGAAGTCGAGCATCGAGACGCCGAGGTCACGCACCTCACCGAGATTCTGTCCCCACTCACGGACGGCAACCCCGCCGACACCACACTTCTGCTCGGGCCGTCTGGCGTCGGCAAAACCTGTTTGGCACAGTACACCGCTGAGAAACTCCGCGAACAGACCCTCGACGTGGAGTACCAGTATGTGAACTGCTGGCAGAACTTCTCCGAGTTCCGTACCCTCTACAGCATCCTCGAAGGCCTGGGCAAGACCGTCGATATTCACCGGCAATCGACGCCGCGCGACGAACTGTTCGACCGCCTCCGCCGATATGATGGCCCGCCAGTCGTCGTCATCTTAGACGAAGTGGACCAACTCGAAGACAAACGCTTGCTCTATCATCTTCACGAACTCCCGCAGTTCTCGATGCTACTGATAGCAAACCGCGAGGAAGAGTTGTTCGCCACCGCTGACGACCGCCTGACCAGTCGTCTACGAGGATGCGAGCGCGTCACGTTCGAGCGGTACCATCAGGACGAACTCGTGTCTATCCTCGACGCGCGGGCGAAAGCCGGATTGAAAGACGGCGTGATTCGAGAGCAGCAGCTTGCGAGAATCGCGGATGCCGCCGCTGGCGATGCCAGAGTCGCAATCAGTATCCTCCGGACAGCCGCCCGGCAAGCCCACCGTGAGTACGACGAGGGGATTACGAGCGAGGTCGTCGAATCCGCGATGCCGAAGGCCCGAGTAGAGCGCCACGAGAAAGACGTGGACACACTGACGCCCCACCAGCACACCATCTACGAGATTATCGAAGAATACGACGAGATTTCGCCGAGCGAACTGTACGAGGAGTACCAAGAGCGCATGGACGACCCGAAGTCTGACCGGACGGTTCGAAACTATCTCTCGAAGATGGATCAGTACGACGTAATCGAGGCCGTGGGGACGAGTCGAAATAGGACGTATCGATCGGTTTCGGAGACGTTCAGTGGGTTTGAGTGAACGAATCACTCTTCAGACGGGGCTATCGGTGGTTCGAATAGGGTGAGTGTTCAGTCACTCAGTCGTATTTTGACTGGGCTGGTAGAGCGTGACCGTCCCTTCGGACTGAACCCGAACGACGTACTTGTTGTACTCGAACCGAACCTCGCCTTCTGTGAGACGTGACGTATTATGCGCTTCCGTCTGAAAGAGCGCGTTCAGTGCGTCCGGGTCAACGAAGTTTGCAAGGGCGGGGAGTTCCGTCGGTTCAGTCTGCGTGAATGACGCGACACTACTGACGACCACGTCACTCACTCGTCTTGTTTCGGGGTTGAACGTCCGCTGGAGGCATGCTTCATCGGACGAGTCATCCGACTGTGTTGAGTGGGAGTTCTGGTTAGTCATAGTGTCTCCGTGAACTAGGGCGTACGATGGACGGTGAAGGTGCTGTCAGTTTGATGTCCGCTCCACAGCACCGAGAGTAGTCTCAGGAGAACGTCCACGCATACGTTCCCGGTCCACAGCATAACCAAGTGCGACATCCAGATAAG
The sequence above is a segment of the Halorussus halophilus genome. Coding sequences within it:
- a CDS encoding Cdc6/Cdc18 family protein produces the protein MITDARVLRTGFVPSEVEHRDAEVTHLTEILSPLTDGNPADTTLLLGPSGVGKTCLAQYTAEKLREQTLDVEYQYVNCWQNFSEFRTLYSILEGLGKTVDIHRQSTPRDELFDRLRRYDGPPVVVILDEVDQLEDKRLLYHLHELPQFSMLLIANREEELFATADDRLTSRLRGCERVTFERYHQDELVSILDARAKAGLKDGVIREQQLARIADAAAGDARVAISILRTAARQAHREYDEGITSEVVESAMPKARVERHEKDVDTLTPHQHTIYEIIEEYDEISPSELYEEYQERMDDPKSDRTVRNYLSKMDQYDVIEAVGTSRNRTYRSVSETFSGFE
- a CDS encoding HalOD1 output domain-containing protein is translated as MTNQNSHSTQSDDSSDEACLQRTFNPETRRVSDVVVSSVASFTQTEPTELPALANFVDPDALNALFQTEAHNTSRLTEGEVRFEYNKYVVRVQSEGTVTLYQPSQNTTE